In Crassostrea angulata isolate pt1a10 chromosome 6, ASM2561291v2, whole genome shotgun sequence, a genomic segment contains:
- the LOC128186853 gene encoding uncharacterized protein LOC128186853 produces the protein MWFGNVLLIFGIIGVAFSDDCRFGSGNLKGCPYGGKCIPFGKEWYVENGEVLRCVGNKKHYFLESVTGGFCKDRSGFKGCLYQGICQEFDSTWKDFRGAELKCKKDEKRGFKIETIKAGPCRNLKNEYIGCLYEDKCYLFDRQWVTKDCQTIECKGNKWSFRNQVIKKGLKNADGSCK, from the exons ATGTGGTTTGGGAACGTTCTTTTAATTTTTGGCATAATTGGGGTAGCATTTTCAG atgacTGTCGTTTTGGATCGGGAAATCTTAAAG ggTGTCCATATGGAGGTAAATGTATACCTTTCGGCAAGGAATGGTATGTCGAAAATGGAGAGGTCCTCAGATGTGTGGGAAACAAGAAACACTACTTTCTAGAGTCCGTTACAGGAG GTTTTTGTAAAGACAGAAGTGGATTTAAAG GTTGTTTATATCAAGGCATATGTCAGGAATTTGACTCAACCTGGAAAGATTTTAGAGGCGCAGAACTTAAATGCAAGAAGGATGAAAAACGGGGATTTAAAATCGAAACTATAAAAGCAG GGCCTTGTCGCAATTTAAAGAACGAATATATTG GATGTTTGTATGAGGACAAATGTTACCTTTTCGACAGACAATGGGTAACAAAAGACTGCCAAACTATAGAATGCAAAGGAAACAAGTGGAGTTTTAGAAATCAAGTTATAAAGAAAG GTTTAAAGAATGCAGATGGATCGTGTAAATAA